In one Nocardioides sp. NBC_00368 genomic region, the following are encoded:
- a CDS encoding SLC13 family permease — translation MGPEWVAIIALVALFVAGTLLPINMGALAYVAAWLVGMFALNLDEKEILAGVSADLILTLIGVTYLFAIARNNGTVDLIVSSAVRAVGGRVALIPWVMFGVTALLTAMGAASPAACAIIGPVALGFAGRYKINPLMMGMFVVHGAQGGGFSPISIYGTITNSVMVDNGLPASEMTVFLTSLVVNLIMAGILFFALGGRSLMSMRLDPDEAASAAAGVPGELNEGGVTVPARGYGTVAPTGTKPGIRTEQVLTLAAFVIVAAIALFFDKNIGFASITAATVLAALSPSQHKDAIRQIAWPTVLLVAGVSTYATILNTAGSPEFVGGWAAGLGVAAVGALILCYVGAVVSAFASSTALLPIIIPIAVPLIAEGGISAAMFVAALAISSTIVDVSPFSTNGALMLANRPESITEERYYKQILGYSVVVVLVGPLLVWATMVLPGW, via the coding sequence ATGGGACCGGAATGGGTGGCGATCATCGCGTTGGTCGCCTTGTTCGTGGCCGGCACGTTGCTGCCGATCAACATGGGAGCTCTGGCCTACGTCGCGGCCTGGCTGGTCGGGATGTTCGCGCTGAACCTCGACGAGAAGGAGATCCTGGCCGGCGTCAGCGCCGACCTGATCCTGACGCTGATAGGTGTCACCTATCTGTTCGCGATCGCCAGGAACAACGGCACGGTCGACCTGATCGTCAGTAGCGCCGTACGCGCTGTCGGAGGCCGGGTCGCTCTGATCCCGTGGGTGATGTTCGGTGTCACCGCGCTGCTGACCGCGATGGGCGCCGCCAGCCCGGCGGCCTGCGCGATCATCGGGCCGGTGGCCCTCGGGTTTGCGGGCCGCTACAAGATCAACCCGCTGATGATGGGCATGTTCGTCGTCCACGGCGCCCAGGGCGGTGGCTTCTCGCCGATCAGCATCTACGGCACCATCACCAACTCGGTCATGGTCGACAACGGCCTGCCCGCCAGCGAGATGACCGTCTTCCTGACCAGCCTGGTCGTCAACCTGATCATGGCGGGGATCCTCTTCTTCGCCCTCGGCGGGCGGTCGCTGATGTCGATGCGGCTCGACCCCGACGAGGCGGCCAGCGCCGCCGCCGGCGTACCGGGCGAGCTGAACGAGGGCGGCGTGACCGTCCCGGCGCGCGGCTACGGCACCGTCGCCCCGACCGGCACCAAGCCCGGCATCCGCACCGAGCAGGTGCTGACTCTCGCCGCCTTCGTGATCGTCGCGGCGATCGCCCTGTTCTTCGACAAGAACATCGGCTTCGCCTCGATCACCGCGGCGACCGTCCTCGCAGCGCTCTCGCCGAGCCAGCACAAGGACGCCATCCGCCAGATCGCCTGGCCGACCGTGCTCCTGGTCGCCGGCGTCTCGACGTACGCCACGATCCTGAACACCGCCGGATCGCCCGAGTTCGTGGGTGGCTGGGCGGCCGGTCTGGGCGTCGCCGCGGTCGGTGCGCTCATCCTCTGCTACGTCGGGGCCGTGGTCTCCGCGTTCGCCTCCTCCACCGCACTGCTGCCGATCATCATCCCGATCGCGGTGCCGCTGATCGCCGAGGGCGGGATCTCGGCGGCGATGTTCGTGGCCGCGCTGGCGATCTCCTCGACCATCGTCGACGTGAGCCCGTTCTCGACCAACGGCGCGCTGATGCTGGCCAACCGGCCGGAGAGCATCACCGAGGAGCGCTACTACAAGCAGATCCTCGGCTACAGCGTCGTCGTGGTGCTCGTCGGTCCCCTCCTGGTCTGGGCCACCATGGTCCTCCCGGGGTGGTGA
- a CDS encoding CaiB/BaiF CoA transferase family protein, whose protein sequence is MRGPLDDVVVLDLSRALAGPHAAMMMGDLGARVIKVEAPGHGDDTRGWGPPFVGEEGQREATYFLSANRNKESITLDLKATDDKDVLLRLVDRADVLIENFRTGVLDRLGLGIDELQARNPRLVVLSITGFGHDGPEGGRSGYDQIAQGEAGLMSLTGSGPDDPQRVGTPIADLLAGMYGAYGALAALHERDRTGRGTVVRTSLLSAVVGVHGFQGTRWTVAGEVGRAQGNHHPSISPYGLFRCADGTVQIAVGSEGLWRRFCTAFDISPDLEGMATNPERAANREKVVELVEALFAPWPAEELLAKLAEAGVPAGKVRTLDEVYAWEQTASQGLLIDVDHSTLGHLTLPGPPLRFFTEGAEVTPTGHAAPPTLDQHGPELRTWVADQP, encoded by the coding sequence ATGCGTGGACCGCTCGACGACGTCGTCGTCCTCGACCTCTCCCGCGCCCTGGCCGGGCCGCACGCCGCGATGATGATGGGCGACCTCGGCGCCCGCGTGATCAAGGTGGAGGCGCCCGGGCACGGCGACGACACCCGGGGCTGGGGCCCACCGTTCGTGGGGGAGGAGGGGCAGCGGGAGGCGACGTACTTCCTCTCGGCCAACCGCAACAAGGAGTCGATCACCCTCGACCTCAAGGCCACCGACGACAAGGACGTGCTGCTGCGCCTGGTCGACCGTGCCGACGTGCTCATCGAGAACTTCCGCACCGGGGTGCTCGACCGGCTCGGGCTCGGCATCGACGAGCTCCAGGCCCGCAACCCCCGCCTCGTGGTGCTCTCGATCACCGGGTTCGGTCACGACGGCCCCGAGGGCGGGCGGTCCGGCTACGACCAGATCGCGCAGGGCGAGGCCGGGCTGATGTCGCTCACCGGCTCAGGTCCCGACGACCCGCAGCGGGTCGGCACCCCGATCGCGGACCTGCTGGCCGGGATGTACGGCGCCTACGGTGCGCTCGCCGCTCTGCACGAGCGGGACCGCACCGGCCGCGGCACCGTCGTCCGCACCTCGCTGCTCTCCGCGGTCGTCGGCGTGCACGGGTTCCAGGGGACCCGCTGGACGGTGGCCGGCGAGGTCGGCCGAGCGCAGGGCAACCATCACCCGAGCATCTCGCCGTACGGTCTGTTCCGCTGTGCCGACGGGACCGTGCAGATCGCGGTGGGCAGCGAGGGGCTGTGGCGGCGGTTCTGCACCGCCTTCGACATCTCGCCCGACCTGGAGGGGATGGCCACCAACCCGGAGCGGGCGGCCAACCGGGAGAAGGTCGTGGAGCTGGTCGAGGCGCTGTTCGCGCCGTGGCCTGCCGAGGAGCTGCTCGCCAAGCTCGCCGAGGCCGGTGTCCCGGCCGGCAAGGTGCGCACGCTGGACGAGGTCTACGCCTGGGAGCAGACCGCCAGCCAGGGTCTGCTGATCGACGTCGACCACTCGACGCTCGGCCATCTCACCCTGCCCGGGCCGCCGCTGCGGTTCTTCACCGAGGGAGCGGAGGTGACCCCCACCGGCCACGCGGCTCCGCCCACGCTCGACCAGCACGGCCCCGAACTGCGTACGTGGGTGGCGGATCAGCCCTGA
- a CDS encoding MFS transporter, giving the protein MDDSRDGAPLRLGSAQGRWVLATTVLGSGLAMLDSTVVNVALGRIGEDLDAGFSGLQWTVNAYTLSLAALILLGGSLGDRFGRRRVFLVGVVWFAAASLLCGLAPDIDLLIAARGLQGVGGALLTPGSLAIIAASFHAEDRSAAVGAWSGLSGIAAAIGPLVGGWLVEVDWRLVFLINVPVAVLIVIVAIRHVPESRDPDAGGRLDLAGTVLAAAGLGALTFGLTRAGEVGFAGTVAATAAVGIACLVAFVVVEARSTHPLVPLELFRNAQFSAANAVTLLVYAALGVIFVLLVLQLQVVSGWSPLAAGSALLPVTVVMLLFSSRAGALAQRVGPRLPMTVGPVLAAGGVLWMGRIGPEASYVADVLAPVLLFATGLTLLVAPLTATVLDAADDRHAGIASGVNNAVARTAGLLAVAVVPAAVGIAGDDYTNPSAFDDGYGMAMILNAGLLLLGAVLAAVFVRRPLAAEAEPDEHRVHIETCAHCGVTGTQLHPADHDH; this is encoded by the coding sequence ATGGACGACTCTCGTGACGGCGCTCCTCTCCGGCTGGGTAGTGCCCAGGGCCGCTGGGTGCTGGCGACCACGGTGCTCGGCTCCGGCCTGGCGATGCTCGACTCGACCGTCGTCAACGTGGCCCTCGGCCGGATCGGGGAGGATCTCGACGCGGGTTTCTCGGGTCTGCAGTGGACGGTGAACGCCTACACGCTGAGTCTGGCGGCGCTGATCCTCCTCGGTGGCTCGCTCGGTGACCGCTTCGGCCGGCGCCGGGTGTTCCTCGTCGGCGTGGTGTGGTTCGCGGCCGCGTCGCTGCTGTGCGGGCTGGCGCCCGACATCGATCTGCTGATCGCGGCGCGCGGGCTGCAGGGGGTCGGCGGCGCCCTGCTGACACCGGGGAGCCTGGCGATCATCGCCGCCTCGTTCCATGCCGAGGACCGGTCTGCCGCCGTAGGCGCCTGGTCGGGTCTCAGCGGCATCGCAGCGGCGATCGGTCCGCTCGTCGGCGGCTGGCTGGTCGAGGTCGACTGGCGGCTGGTCTTCCTCATCAACGTGCCGGTCGCGGTGCTCATCGTGATCGTCGCCATCCGCCACGTACCGGAGAGCCGTGACCCGGATGCCGGTGGCCGGCTCGACCTGGCCGGGACGGTTCTTGCCGCGGCCGGGCTGGGAGCGCTCACGTTCGGGCTGACCCGGGCGGGCGAGGTCGGGTTCGCCGGGACCGTGGCGGCGACCGCCGCGGTCGGGATCGCCTGCCTGGTGGCCTTCGTGGTCGTCGAGGCCCGCTCGACCCATCCGCTGGTCCCGCTCGAGCTGTTCCGCAACGCCCAGTTCAGCGCGGCCAACGCGGTCACGCTCCTCGTCTACGCGGCGCTCGGCGTGATCTTCGTGCTGCTCGTCCTGCAGCTCCAGGTCGTCAGCGGCTGGTCGCCGCTCGCCGCGGGATCCGCACTGCTCCCCGTCACGGTGGTGATGCTGCTCTTCTCCTCGCGCGCGGGCGCCCTGGCGCAGCGCGTCGGCCCGCGCCTGCCGATGACCGTCGGGCCGGTGCTCGCAGCGGGTGGGGTCCTCTGGATGGGGAGGATCGGCCCGGAGGCGTCGTACGTCGCGGACGTGCTCGCACCCGTCCTGCTCTTCGCCACCGGGCTCACGCTGCTGGTCGCGCCGCTGACCGCCACCGTGCTCGACGCGGCCGACGACCGGCACGCCGGTATCGCCTCGGGCGTCAACAACGCGGTCGCCAGGACCGCCGGGCTGCTGGCCGTGGCCGTGGTCCCGGCCGCGGTCGGGATCGCCGGCGACGACTACACGAACCCGAGCGCCTTCGACGACGGGTACGGGATGGCGATGATCCTCAACGCCGGCCTGCTGCTCCTCGGCGCGGTGCTCGCGGCGGTGTTCGTGCGACGACCGCTCGCGGCCGAAGCGGAGCCCGACGAGCACCGCGTGCACATCGAGACGTGCGCGCACTGCGGCGTCACCGGGACGCAGCTCCACCCCGCCGACCACGACCACTGA
- a CDS encoding glycoside hydrolase family 13 protein yields MTYQIYPRSFADADGDGTGDLAGITSRLDHLAGLGVDAIWLSPFYPSPQIDYGYDVTDARGVDPLFGSLSDAEDLLTKAHEVGLKVIIDLIPNHTSSDHPWFGEALSAGPGSPERDRYIFRDGRGDGGEEPPTNWQSVFGGSAWTRVEDGQWYLHMFAEEEPDLNWRHPEVAEEFRSVLRWWLDRGVDGFRVDVAHGLVKALRDQQVPEGMSPNSDPAVMYDSGIEDDPMWDHPDVHGVYRDWHDLISSYPGERMLIAEAWTQGPANLRGYLRTDEFEQAFNFQWLQAHWSAREFMDAIMSTLEALSPSRAWPTWVLSNHDAVRHRTRYGDGAQALARARAATLTMLALPGSAYLYQGEELGLPHVELPPEHQQDPWAAGGNGRDGCRVPLPWSGDAPPFGFGPGDGQPWLPQPVQWAELTVAAQTGRPGSTLEFYRSALAARRRYARGSEVSFLDLPDDVIGFRRGRLTAVINCGAVPTPLPPGEVVICSGEPVGAELPPDTAVWLLGDD; encoded by the coding sequence GTGACGTACCAGATATATCCGCGCTCGTTCGCAGATGCGGACGGGGACGGCACCGGCGACCTCGCGGGTATCACCTCGCGGCTGGACCATCTGGCGGGCCTCGGTGTGGACGCGATCTGGCTCTCGCCGTTCTATCCCTCGCCGCAGATCGACTACGGCTACGACGTCACCGACGCCCGCGGGGTGGACCCGCTCTTCGGGTCGCTCTCCGACGCCGAGGACCTGCTCACCAAGGCGCACGAGGTGGGCCTGAAGGTGATCATCGACCTGATCCCCAACCACACCTCCTCGGACCACCCGTGGTTCGGCGAGGCACTCTCGGCGGGACCCGGGTCTCCGGAGCGCGATCGCTACATCTTCCGCGACGGTCGAGGAGACGGCGGCGAGGAGCCGCCGACCAACTGGCAGTCGGTCTTCGGCGGGTCGGCATGGACCCGCGTCGAGGACGGACAGTGGTACCTCCACATGTTCGCCGAGGAGGAACCCGACCTGAACTGGCGCCATCCCGAGGTGGCCGAGGAGTTCCGCTCCGTGCTGCGGTGGTGGCTGGACCGTGGTGTCGACGGGTTCCGCGTCGACGTCGCCCACGGCCTGGTCAAGGCGCTGCGCGACCAGCAGGTCCCCGAAGGGATGTCCCCGAACTCCGACCCGGCGGTGATGTACGACAGCGGGATCGAGGACGACCCGATGTGGGACCACCCGGACGTCCACGGGGTCTACCGCGACTGGCACGACCTCATCTCGTCCTACCCCGGGGAGCGGATGCTGATCGCCGAGGCGTGGACCCAGGGTCCGGCGAACCTGCGGGGCTACCTGCGCACCGACGAGTTCGAGCAGGCGTTCAACTTCCAGTGGCTGCAGGCGCACTGGTCGGCGCGCGAGTTCATGGACGCGATCATGTCCACGCTAGAGGCGCTGAGTCCCTCCCGTGCCTGGCCGACGTGGGTGCTCTCCAACCACGACGCGGTGCGACACCGGACCCGCTACGGCGACGGCGCCCAGGCCCTCGCGCGCGCCCGCGCGGCGACCCTGACGATGCTGGCCCTGCCCGGGTCGGCGTACCTCTACCAGGGCGAGGAGCTCGGGCTGCCACACGTGGAGCTTCCCCCGGAGCACCAGCAGGATCCCTGGGCCGCGGGTGGGAACGGCCGTGACGGCTGCCGGGTGCCGCTGCCGTGGAGCGGTGATGCTCCGCCCTTCGGATTCGGTCCCGGTGACGGACAGCCCTGGCTGCCGCAGCCGGTCCAGTGGGCTGAGCTGACCGTGGCCGCGCAGACCGGCCGACCCGGGTCGACCCTGGAGTTCTACCGGTCGGCGCTCGCGGCCCGCCGCCGCTACGCCCGGGGGAGCGAGGTGAGCTTCCTCGACCTGCCCGACGACGTCATCGGGTTCCGGCGCGGCCGGCTGACCGCCGTCATCAACTGCGGTGCGGTGCCCACGCCGCTGCCTCCTGGCGAGGTCGTCATCTGCAGCGGCGAGCCGGTCGGCGCCGAGCTGCCGCCGGACACCGCGGTCTGGTTGCTCGGCGACGACTGA
- a CDS encoding alpha-glucosidase, protein MPSNLTEPAGRTGPGWWRSAVVYQVYPRSFADGNGDGVGDLRGIRERLDHLECLGVDVLWISPVYPSPMADNGYDVSDYHDVDPTYGTLAELDALIAELHERGMKLVMDLVANHTSDEHPWFVDSTMSPESPKRDWYWWREEPNNWGSFFSGPAWTYSEGRAASYLHLFTRKQPDLNWENPEVRQAVYEVMRWWLDRGVDGFRMDVVNLISKDPELPEAPVLPGQRYGNMRRSVIDGPRVHEFLAEMHREVFDHYDRDLLLVGETGETTVEEGRKYTDPARRELDMVLHYEHVEIDHGTFKWDVRPFDLGRLRDRLAAWQTGLADVGWNSLYWDNHDQPRVVSRYGDDGRWHTESAKLLATVLHLQRGTPFVYQGDEIGMTNYPFASIDEFDDVEAVNYYHEAIAAGLEHEDVMRSLRAMSRDNGRTPMQWDDSPGAGFTTGKPWLAVNPNHTEINVAAQREDPDSVLSHYRRLIQLRHEDPAVVDGDFSLLTESHPQLFAFRRRHESGQVTVLANFSGDEADLGELADECRGELVLGTGHGPVMAPWESRVYRR, encoded by the coding sequence ATGCCTTCGAACCTCACCGAACCCGCTGGTCGCACCGGGCCGGGGTGGTGGCGTTCCGCCGTCGTCTACCAGGTCTACCCGCGCAGCTTCGCCGACGGGAACGGTGACGGCGTGGGCGACCTGCGTGGGATCCGGGAGCGGCTCGACCACCTCGAGTGCCTCGGGGTCGACGTGCTGTGGATCTCGCCGGTCTACCCCTCGCCGATGGCCGACAACGGCTACGACGTCAGCGACTATCACGATGTCGACCCGACGTACGGAACGCTCGCGGAGCTGGACGCGCTGATCGCCGAGCTCCATGAGCGCGGGATGAAGCTGGTGATGGATCTCGTCGCGAACCACACCTCCGACGAGCATCCCTGGTTCGTGGACTCGACCATGAGCCCGGAGAGCCCGAAGCGTGACTGGTACTGGTGGCGCGAGGAGCCCAACAACTGGGGCTCGTTCTTCTCCGGGCCGGCCTGGACCTACAGCGAGGGCAGGGCCGCCTCCTACCTCCACCTGTTCACCAGGAAGCAGCCGGATCTGAACTGGGAGAACCCCGAGGTCAGGCAGGCGGTGTACGAGGTCATGCGTTGGTGGCTCGACCGAGGGGTCGACGGCTTCCGGATGGACGTGGTGAACCTGATCTCCAAGGACCCCGAGCTGCCGGAGGCGCCGGTGCTGCCGGGGCAGCGCTACGGCAACATGCGCAGGTCGGTGATCGACGGGCCGCGCGTCCACGAGTTCCTCGCCGAGATGCACCGGGAGGTCTTCGACCACTACGACCGCGATCTGCTGCTCGTCGGGGAGACCGGCGAGACGACCGTCGAGGAAGGCCGCAAGTACACCGATCCGGCACGCCGTGAGCTCGACATGGTCCTGCACTACGAGCACGTCGAGATCGACCACGGCACCTTCAAATGGGACGTACGCCCCTTCGACCTCGGTCGCCTCCGCGACCGGCTCGCGGCCTGGCAGACCGGCTTGGCCGACGTGGGCTGGAACAGTCTCTACTGGGACAACCACGACCAGCCGCGCGTGGTGTCACGGTACGGCGACGACGGCCGCTGGCACACCGAGTCGGCCAAGCTGCTCGCGACCGTGCTGCACCTGCAGCGGGGCACCCCGTTCGTCTACCAGGGCGACGAGATCGGTATGACGAACTACCCGTTCGCCTCCATCGACGAGTTCGACGACGTGGAAGCGGTGAACTACTACCACGAGGCGATCGCCGCCGGCCTGGAGCACGAGGACGTGATGCGCTCACTGCGGGCGATGTCTCGCGACAACGGACGTACGCCGATGCAGTGGGACGACTCTCCCGGCGCCGGGTTCACCACCGGGAAGCCCTGGCTCGCCGTCAACCCGAACCACACCGAGATCAACGTCGCCGCACAGCGCGAGGACCCGGACTCGGTGCTCTCGCACTATCGCCGGCTGATCCAGCTGCGGCACGAGGACCCCGCCGTGGTCGACGGCGACTTCAGCCTGCTGACCGAGAGCCATCCGCAGCTCTTCGCCTTCCGCCGTCGCCACGAGAGCGGGCAGGTGACGGTGCTCGCCAACTTCAGCGGCGACGAGGCCGATCTGGGCGAGCTCGCCGACGAGTGCCGGGGCGAGCTCGTGCTCGGGACCGGCCACGGTCCGGTGATGGCACCGTGGGAGTCGCGGGTCTACCGCCGCTGA
- a CDS encoding OsmC family protein yields MALTHDYTVSVEWTGNRGTGTSGYRDYARDHVVRIDGLPDILGSADPTFRGDASRHNPEQLLLASLAQCHMLSYLHQAVKVGVVVLDYHDAATATMETQGSGGRFTRAVLHPVVTVADESMIEAATAAHHQAHLDCFIASSVNFPVETEPTVIVGGLNR; encoded by the coding sequence ATGGCACTGACGCACGACTACACGGTCTCGGTGGAGTGGACGGGCAACCGTGGCACCGGGACGAGCGGCTACCGCGACTACGCCCGCGACCACGTCGTACGCATCGACGGGCTGCCCGACATCCTCGGCTCCGCCGATCCGACGTTCCGTGGCGACGCGAGCCGGCACAACCCCGAGCAGCTGCTGCTGGCCTCTCTGGCGCAGTGCCACATGCTCTCCTACCTGCACCAGGCGGTGAAGGTCGGTGTGGTCGTCCTCGACTACCACGACGCCGCCACCGCGACCATGGAGACGCAGGGGAGCGGCGGCCGCTTCACCCGCGCCGTGCTCCACCCCGTCGTCACCGTCGCCGACGAGTCCATGATCGAGGCCGCCACCGCCGCGCATCACCAGGCCCACCTGGACTGCTTCATCGCGAGCAGCGTGAACTTCCCGGTCGAGACCGAGCCCACCGTCATCGTCGGGGGACTGAATCGGTAG
- a CDS encoding AMP-binding protein, whose product MTSTTTSTDALLAARDALIAQRVDYTAAVDTFRWPDVGETFNFAHDWFDPMARGNDAPGLIIAEPDGSRAAYSFDELARRSDAVARYLRRLGVGRGDSVVVMLGNQVELWETMLAAMKLGAVLMPTTTAVGTAELVDRLARGRAKAVVCNADDTGKFDGVPGDYVRISVGEQEGWHGYAAAAAESQEPLEHPGNATSDALLLYFTSGTTSRPKLVEHTHYTYPVGHLSTMYWLGLRPGDVHMNISSPGWAKHAWSNFFAPWLAGATVFVLNYARFEAATLLQRIREEHVTSMCAPPTVWRMLIQADLSGGCGSLREAISAGEPLNPEVISQVRQAWGLTIRDGFGQTEMTATVANSPGQPVRPGSMGRPLPGVPVVLVDPIEGTVIEGPGEGELCLDLSARPATLMTAYRDDEKRTADAMRGGFFHTGDVASRDADGYITYVGRIDDVFKASDYKVSPFELESVLIEHPAVAEAAVVPAPDPVRLAVPKAYVSLTAGNEPTAETARAILEFARDHLPPYLRVRRLEFYDLPKTISGKIRRVELRVREQDVVDERPPGEHRYEDFFPRS is encoded by the coding sequence ATGACGAGTACGACGACTTCGACGGATGCCCTGCTTGCCGCCCGGGATGCGCTGATCGCCCAGCGTGTCGACTACACCGCGGCGGTCGACACCTTCCGCTGGCCCGACGTCGGCGAGACCTTCAACTTCGCCCACGACTGGTTCGACCCGATGGCCCGGGGCAACGACGCGCCGGGGCTGATCATCGCGGAGCCGGACGGGTCACGTGCTGCGTACTCCTTCGACGAGCTGGCGCGTCGCTCGGACGCGGTGGCTCGCTACCTGCGGCGGCTCGGGGTCGGGCGCGGCGACAGCGTGGTCGTCATGCTCGGCAACCAGGTCGAGCTGTGGGAGACGATGCTGGCGGCGATGAAGCTCGGTGCGGTGCTGATGCCGACGACGACCGCGGTGGGCACCGCCGAGCTGGTGGATCGGCTCGCCCGGGGCCGGGCGAAGGCGGTGGTATGCAACGCCGATGACACCGGCAAGTTCGACGGCGTCCCCGGCGACTACGTCCGGATCAGCGTAGGGGAGCAGGAGGGCTGGCACGGGTACGCCGCGGCCGCCGCGGAGAGCCAGGAGCCGCTCGAGCATCCCGGCAACGCCACGAGCGACGCGCTGCTGCTCTACTTCACCAGCGGCACCACGAGCCGGCCGAAGCTGGTCGAGCACACGCACTACACCTACCCGGTCGGACACCTGTCGACCATGTACTGGCTCGGTCTGCGCCCCGGCGACGTGCACATGAACATCTCCAGCCCCGGCTGGGCCAAGCACGCCTGGTCGAACTTCTTCGCGCCGTGGCTCGCGGGAGCGACGGTCTTCGTGCTCAACTACGCGCGCTTCGAGGCGGCCACGCTGCTGCAGCGGATCCGGGAGGAGCACGTCACCAGCATGTGCGCCCCGCCGACGGTGTGGCGGATGCTGATCCAGGCCGACCTCAGCGGTGGCTGCGGCTCGCTGCGCGAGGCGATCAGCGCGGGGGAGCCGCTCAATCCCGAGGTGATCAGCCAAGTACGCCAGGCCTGGGGACTGACCATCCGCGACGGCTTCGGGCAGACCGAGATGACCGCGACGGTCGCCAACAGCCCGGGCCAGCCGGTCCGGCCGGGCTCGATGGGACGCCCGCTTCCTGGCGTACCCGTCGTGCTGGTCGACCCGATCGAGGGCACCGTGATCGAGGGGCCGGGGGAGGGAGAGCTGTGCCTCGACCTCTCCGCGCGCCCGGCCACCCTGATGACCGCCTACCGCGACGACGAGAAGCGCACCGCCGATGCGATGCGCGGCGGCTTCTTCCACACCGGCGACGTCGCCAGCCGCGACGCGGACGGCTACATCACCTACGTCGGTCGCATCGACGACGTCTTCAAGGCCTCCGACTACAAGGTCTCGCCGTTCGAGCTGGAGTCGGTTCTGATCGAGCACCCCGCGGTGGCCGAGGCCGCGGTCGTCCCCGCCCCGGACCCGGTGCGGCTCGCTGTGCCCAAGGCGTACGTCTCCCTCACCGCCGGCAACGAGCCGACGGCAGAGACGGCCCGGGCCATCCTCGAGTTCGCTCGCGACCACCTGCCGCCCTACCTGCGGGTGCGTCGCCTGGAGTTCTACGACCTCCCGAAGACGATCTCGGGCAAGATCCGCCGCGTCGAGCTCCGGGTGCGTGAGCAGGACGTGGTCGACGAGCGGCCGCCGGGTGAGCACCGCTACGAGGACTTCTTCCCGCGCAGCTAG
- a CDS encoding thioesterase family protein, with amino-acid sequence MSRRMAYWHRTGPRTLTPTEHVGGAWDLDTQHIATLLGVLAHEVERDRDARRDDGVQISRISYDILGTIPLEPVDVEVAVLRAGRTIELVEARACHGGRPVVLLRTWLTAGYPTGDLSGTHHVTMPPPDTVPAWDMTSLWDGGFIASVEVRRHDLGPGRAQSWVRTPHPLVADEEVSRLAQVAGLLDITNGVAVRVDPKDVSFPNLDLTAHLFRAPVDGWLGLDTTVSFGPGGAGVTTSVLHDERGAFGVSTQCLTVRP; translated from the coding sequence GTGAGCCGCCGCATGGCCTATTGGCACCGCACCGGCCCACGCACGCTCACCCCGACCGAGCACGTCGGCGGCGCCTGGGACCTGGACACCCAGCACATCGCCACCCTGCTCGGCGTGCTCGCGCACGAGGTTGAACGGGACCGCGACGCCCGCCGCGACGACGGAGTCCAGATCTCTCGGATCAGCTACGACATCCTCGGCACGATCCCGCTCGAGCCGGTCGACGTCGAGGTCGCCGTGCTCCGGGCCGGCCGCACGATCGAGCTCGTCGAGGCGCGCGCCTGCCACGGCGGCCGGCCGGTCGTGCTGCTCCGCACCTGGCTGACCGCCGGCTACCCGACCGGCGATCTCTCGGGCACCCATCACGTGACCATGCCCCCACCGGACACAGTGCCGGCCTGGGACATGACCTCGCTGTGGGACGGAGGCTTCATCGCCTCCGTCGAGGTGCGCCGTCACGACCTCGGCCCGGGGCGGGCGCAGTCCTGGGTGCGTACGCCTCATCCGCTCGTCGCCGACGAGGAGGTAAGCCGGCTCGCGCAGGTCGCCGGGCTGCTCGACATCACCAACGGTGTCGCCGTCCGGGTCGACCCGAAGGACGTCAGCTTCCCCAACCTCGACCTGACCGCGCACCTGTTCCGTGCCCCGGTCGACGGCTGGCTGGGGCTCGACACGACCGTCTCCTTCGGTCCCGGCGGTGCCGGCGTGACCACCAGCGTGCTCCATGACGAGCGCGGCGCCTTCGGCGTCAGTACCCAGTGCCTGACCGTGCGTCCGTGA